One region of Eupeodes corollae chromosome 1, idEupCoro1.1, whole genome shotgun sequence genomic DNA includes:
- the LOC129940963 gene encoding uncharacterized protein LOC129940963: MMESHLKSKVFMVYLMIGLVTSRPQYNYASSSSYGQSFNLASNSNNNQITQIVASQPLTHTYIPPVQQIQSSVQSQYPPVPQYLPPSQSFSSSVPSGQQIFGDISQLPLQNTNIQGFAGQSNLIGQSSSVNAGQSLSSGFNGQSQGFSGGVIRQSQGFSGGVNGQGSSVSINQQAPLRPQQRTIVTKDIFVHTAPPDAEEELAFNKQLESIPIRKNYRIIFIKAPTQNLRIAAEALKQAQAINEEKTVIYVLSKKSDVADLQRQISQIQAPQTINQKPEVYFIKYKTNEEAQRAQQEIQAQYDKLGGSTSISNEGIAPVVGALNSGSILTSGSGQKEAITAPSQKYLPAKV, translated from the exons ATGATGGAGtctcatttaaaatcaaaagtgtTTATG GTCTATTTGATGATTGGATTAGTTACTTCACGACCACAGTATAACTATGCAAGTTCAAGTTCTTATGGTCAGTCATTCAATTTGGCTTCCAATTCAAATAACAACCAGATAACGCAAATTGTCGCATCTCAGCCCTTGACGCATACGTATATACCACCAGTTCAACAAATTCAGTCTTCAGTCCAGTCTCAGTACCCACCAGTACCACAATACCTTCCACCATCACAATCTTTTTCATCATCTGTCCCCTCGGGACAGCAAATTTTTGGGGATATTTCACAACTACCCTTGCAGAACACTAACATTCAAGGATTTGCAGGACAATCGAACTTAATAGGCCAATCATCTTCTGTTAATGCTGGACAATCCCTATCAAGTGGTTTCAATGGACAATCTCAGGGATTCTCAGGTGGAGTAATACGGCAATCTCAAGGCTTTTCTGGTGGGGTAAATGGTCAAGGCTCATCAGTTTCCATAAATCAGCAAGCTCCTTTGCGACCACAGCAACGAACTATTGTAACTAAGGATATTTTTGTTCACACTGCTCCTCCAGATGCGGAGGAAGAATTAGCTTTCAACAAACAACTTGAATCGATTCCAATTCGCAAAAACTATCGTATCATCTTCATCAAAGCTCCAACACAGAACCTCAGAATTGCAGCCGAAGCTCTGAAACAAGCGCAAGCGATCAACGAAGAAAAAACTGTTATCTACGTCCTCTCCAAAAAATCTGACGTTGCAGACCTTCAAAGGCAAATTAGCCAAATCCAAGCTCCTCAAACAATTAATCAAAAACCAGAGGTTTACTTCATCAAGTACAAAACAAACGAAGAAGCCCAGAGAGCTCAGCAAGAGATTCAGGCTCAATATGATAAATTGGGCGGATCGACAAGTATATCTAACGAGGGAATTGCTCCAGTTGTTGGTGCTTTGAATTCTGGAAGTATTTTAACAAGTGGTAGTGGGCAAAAGGAAGCAATTACTGCCCCATCTCAAAAATACCTGCCAGCTAAGGTTTAA
- the LOC129940752 gene encoding glycine, alanine and asparagine-rich protein-like, with product MRAFVILSVIAVASAGRLGYNYQPGVSGSNDFISSGSGYNPVLSLGSGQGSSFGSGNSGLGSGFGGQAQGSGISYGISGGSGLGSGINYGSGLNVGGGSIGSGFGSGLGSGINYGSAGSIGGGVSYQPVTNRVIDGGLSKEYFIFSAPEEQAQQGYNTQSVTTLLKKNLRVIFIKAPENNGIHNAALQIAKQATEDRTAIYVLSKEPDVSEIANQVQQISENVRAKPEVRFIKYRTPQDAINAQRTIQQQYEELGGSSQSSNEGIAPVLNFASPAAAVHHNGQGSNLIASGSSVSPSTSSLALNFASPSAQGSQGLNLGNIGSSSNNIAVKSEKEYLPPAVKK from the exons atgcgtgcttttgtg attTTAAGTGTCATCGCTGTTGCGTCTGCAGGACGATTAGGATACAACTACCAACCGGGAGTATCTGGATCCAATGATTTCATTTCTTCCGGATCGGGTTACAATCCTGTATTGTCCCTTGGCAGTGGACAAGGTTCCAGTTTTGGTTCTGGAAACTCAGGACTCGGAAGTGGCTTTGGTGGACAAGCCCAAGGATCTGGTATTAGTTATGGCATAAGCGGTGGATCAGGTCTGGGAAGTGGAATTAACTACGGATCTGGACTGAACGTTGGAGGTGGTTCAATTGGATCAGGTTTTGGTAGTGGATTAGGATCTGGAATCAACTATGGATCAGCTGGTTCGATTGGAGGTGGAGTCAGTTATCAACCTGTTACCAACCGTGTCATTGACGGTGGACTCAGTAAGGAATACTTTATCTTTTCTGCTCCAGAGGAACAAGCCCAACAAGGTTACAACACCCAAAGTGTAACcactttattgaaaaagaatCTTCGTGTTATCTTCATCAAGGCTCCAGAGAACAACGGAATCCACAATGCTGCTCTCCAAATAGCCAAACAAGCAACTGAAGACAGAACTGCCATCTATGTCCTTAGCAAGGAACCTGATGTATCAGAAATTGCCAACCAAGTCCAACAAATTAGTGAAAATGTTCGTGCTAAGCCAGAGGTCCGATTCATTAAGTACAGGACACCTCAAGATGCCATTAATGCTCAACGTACTATTCAGCAACAGTATGAAGAATTGGGTGGATCTTCACAAAGCTCCAATGAAGGTATTGCCCCCGTTTTGAACTTTGCTTCTCCCGCTGCTGCCGTGCACCATAATGGACAAGGTTCCAATTTGATTGCGTCCGGCTCATCAGTCAGCCCTTCAACATCATCTCTCGCTCTGAACTTTGCTTCTCCATCAGCACAAGGTTCCCAAGGCCTTAATTTGGGAAACATTGGTTCGTCTTCTAATAATATCGCTGTAAAATCCGAAAAAGAATACTTGCCCCCTGCTGTTAAGAAATGA
- the LOC129940596 gene encoding uncharacterized protein LOC129940596, translating to MRAFMILSFIAVSTAGRLGYNYQPGASGSNEFISSTSSFNPVLALGGGQGGITGSSISSTTGGFNGLGQQSGISYGINGGSIGSGLSSGIGFGNAQSIATGSSIGSSGSVGLGGSASFGGSGSSQIIDGGLSKEYFIYSAPEEQVHQGSNTQSVSTLLKKNLRVIFIKAPENNGIHNAALQIAKQATEDRTAIYVLSKEPDVSEIANQAQQISENVRAKPEVRFIKYRTAEDALNAQRTIQQQYEALGGSSQSSNEGVAPVLNFASPAAQQSSQGQTTGSASNLVSSASVINSSGSSIGVSTLNVGSSSEQISQSINLGSLGSSSNADVKSNNEYLPPAVKK from the exons ATGCGTGCTTTTATG ATTTTGAGTTTCATCGCAGTTTCAACTGCAGGACGTTTGGGTTACAACTACCAACCAGGAGCATCTGGATCTAATGAATTCATTTCTTCCACATCGAGCTTCAATCCAGTGTTGGCACTTGGAGGTGGACAAGGTGGGATTACGGGATCAAGCATCAGTAGTACCACTGGAGGATTTAATGGGCTAGGACAGCAATCTGGCATTAGCTATGGAATAAACGGTGGTTCAATCGGTTCGGGTCTTAGTAGCGGAATAGGCTTTGGAAATGCACAGTCTATTGCCACTGGATCTAGTATAGGATCGTCTGGGTCAGTTGGACTAGGAGGCTCTGCCAGCTTTGGTGGATCCGGTTCAAGCCAAATAATCGATGGTGGACTCAGTAAGGAATACTTCATATACTCTGCTCCCGAAGAACAAGTTCATCAAGGTTCAAACACCCAAAGTGTAAGCACATTGCTGAAAAAGAATCTTCGTGTTATATTCATCAAGGCTCCAGAGAACAACGGAATCCACAATGCTGCTCTCCAAATAGCCAAACAAGCAACTGAAGACAGAACTGCCATCTATGTCCTTAGCAAGGAACCTGATGTATCAGAAATTGCAAACCAAGCCCAACAGATTAGTGAAAATGTTCGTGCTAAGCCAGAGGTCCGTTTCATTAAATATAGAACTGCCGAGGATGCTCTCAATGCTCAGCGCACTATTCAGCAACAATATGAAGCATTAGGTGGATCGTCACAGAGTTCAAACGAAGGTGTTGCTCCCGTTTTGAATTTTGCTTCTCCTGCTGCTCAACAAAGTAGTCAAGGTCAGACTACAGGTAGTGCTTCAAATTTGGTATCATCGGCCTCAGTAATCAACTCTTCAGGATCGAGTATTGGTGTTTCAACTCTTAACGTTGGTTCTTCATCAGAGCAAATTTCACAAAGTATTAATTTGGGAAGCTTAGGATCGTCGAGTAATGCAGATGTTAAGTCAAATAATGAATACCTTCCCCCGGcagtaaaaaaataa
- the LOC129940837 gene encoding keratin, type II cytoskeletal 1b-like, translated as MRAFLILSVIAVASAGRLGYNYQPGVSGSNDFISSGSGFNPVLAVGSGQGSSFGSGNSGFGSDFGGQAQGSGIRYGISGGSIGSGLGSGINYGSGIGSGFGSGLGSAINYGSAGSIGGGVSYQPVTNRVIDGGLSKEYFIFSAPEEQAQQGYNTQSITTLLKKNLRVIFIKAPENNGIHNAALQIAKQATEDRTAIYVLSKEPDVSEIANQVQQISENVRAKPEVRFIKYRTPQDALNAQLSIQQQYDALGGSSQSSNEGVAPVLNFASPAITTHHDHAIGSGSSLIPSGSSISSSISSSPAVANIGSSSEQSSQSIDLGNIGSSSNNAAIKSSHEYLPPAVKK; from the exons ATGCGCGCCTTTTTG ATTTTAAGTGTCATCGCAGTTGCGTCTGCAGGACGATTAGGATACAACTACCAACCAGGAGTATCTGGATCCAATGATTTCATTTCTTCAGGATCGGGTTTCAACCCCGTATTGGCCGTTGGAAGTGGACAAGGTTCCAGTTTTGGTTCTGGAAATTCAGGTTTCGGAAGTGACTTTGGTGGACAAGCCCAAGGATCTGGTATTAGGTATGGCATAAGCGGTGGATCTATCGGATCAGGTCTTGGAAGTGGGATTAACTACGGATCTGGAATTGGATCAGGTTTTGGTAGTGGATTAGGATCTGCAATCAACTATGGGTCAGCTGGTTCGATTGGAGGTGGAGTCAGTTATCAACCTGTTACCAACCGTGTCATTGACGGTGGACTCAGCAAggaatactttattttttctgcTCCAGAGGAACAAGCCCAACAAGGTTACAACACCCAAAGTATAACCACATTATTGAAAAAGAATCTTCGTGTTATCTTCATCAAGGCTCCAGAGAACAACGGAATCCACAATGCTGCTCTCCAAATAGCCAAACAAGCAACTGAAGACAGAACTGCTATCTATGTCCTTAGCAAGGAACCTGATGTATCAGAAATTGCCAACCAAGTCCAACAAATTAGTGAAAATGTTCGTGCTAAGCCAGAGGTCCGATTCATTAAGTACAGGACACCTCAAGATGCTCTCAATGCCCAACTTAGCATTCAGCAACAGTATGACGCCTTGGGTGGATCTTCACAGAGTTCCAATGAAGGTGTTGCCCCCGTTTTAAACTTTGCTTCTCCCGCCATCACCACTCACCATGACCACGCCATCGGAAGTGGTTCCAGTTTGATTCCATCGGGTTCATCAATCAGCTCTTCCATATCTAGTTCTCCAGCTGTTGCTAACATTGGTTCTTCATCAGAACAAAGTTCACAAAGTATTGACTTGGGAAATATTGGATCGTCTTCTAATAATGCTGCTATTAAGTCAAGCCATGAATACCTACCCCCAGCTGTGAAGAAATGA